In the genome of Bacteroidota bacterium, the window TTTGGTGCTTGAACTTGATGTCCTTTTTTTATCCCTGAAATTATTCGCATAATGCTGTTGAAAATATATTAAAATATCTGTGCGATGGTGTTTTGTCAAAGCACTTATCATAGTTTAAAGTATCAATTCTGTGTAAAAGAATAGGATACCTTATATAATTAAATAACAATTTGTAAAGTTCGGTATTTTTATCAATATTGCCACAAAAGTAGTAATTATCTTTATCGCTATCAATATCAAATTGTTCGCTGACATTTAAAATATGATAAAGAATATCTTCTTTGCTTTTGTAGTTGTAGGTGTTCATTATTTTCAACTTATCGAATTCAAAAAAGACAAGTTTGATAAAATTATCATCAATTTCAATAAAAGTACTTTTTGTATCTTTTAGCTTATTAATTTTAAAAATTCCTTTAAAAAAAGCTGTTGCCGAGTTAAAGCTATCGTCAGGATTAAAAGCAAGCTTTATTTTTGAATAATTAAAATCTGTGGAGTAAATTAAAAACGAATTCAATTCACTAAGGTAGTCTTTACGAATATCCTCTCCCGATTCTTTATTGAAATTTAATTTATAAAACTCATTACTAATGTCATCTTTCATAAATTCTTTAGGAACCAAAGTAATTTTTGGTGATGAGAAGGAAAGTATTTTTTTTTGATATTTTTCTTTTACTTCAGGAATATTTTCTTTCAAATCACTGACACTAAAATTTTTTAATTCCTTTTCTAATGAATATTCTTTCAGTGATAAGATTTTTTTTGACTGTGAGTCAAAAGAAGAAATTTGAATTTTTGAATTTGAAACAAAGATTAATTGATATAAATTTTCAGTAGAAATAGAATCAGAGAATGAATTTAGATCAATATTGACCTTCATATTATCTCCAATTCCCAGAGTAATTTACTTCAGACATTGAGCCTAATTGAAGAACTCTGGCTTCTCCTTTATCAATATATTTTTGATTGTATGGCTTAGAGTCTGTAACCTGAAAAACATGAACATCAACACCTCTTTGGTTTATTGAACCTGCTTGAAGGTCAAAAATAGCATCTTTTGTATAAGGGATAAATTTTAGTGAATCAACACAAACTTTTTCTTTAAAAACAGAATCCATAACAGGAATAAGAATTGTATCGTATGTAGTTACAATTGATGAATCATTAGGGTCTCCTATTGTTTTAATAATTTCAAAATTATCATATTTGATTGCGTGAATCAGTGAATCCCAGTTGTCTGCAAACTTATTTTTAACATCTTTATAGGCAAATTGTGCTTTTCTTACATTTTCAAGACGTTTTACAATTGCAGCTTTTTTTACTTTAAATTCTTGCTTTTCAATAATTGGCTTACGAATAATGAAGAATAACCAAACCGCAAGTGTAGTAGCCAAAAGTGTGAGAAATATATTTAAAACAATTTTCATGATATTTTATTTTTTTTGCAAATATAATAAATACTTATAATTTTTAATAAAAGAGATTTTATTTTATTTGCAACAAGGTTGATTCTAATGATTTAACAATATTCTGATGTATTTC includes:
- a CDS encoding DUF3822 family protein — encoded protein: MKVNIDLNSFSDSISTENLYQLIFVSNSKIQISSFDSQSKKILSLKEYSLEKELKNFSVSDLKENIPEVKEKYQKKILSFSSPKITLVPKEFMKDDISNEFYKLNFNKESGEDIRKDYLSELNSFLIYSTDFNYSKIKLAFNPDDSFNSATAFFKGIFKINKLKDTKSTFIEIDDNFIKLVFFEFDKLKIMNTYNYKSKEDILYHILNVSEQFDIDSDKDNYYFCGNIDKNTELYKLLFNYIRYPILLHRIDTLNYDKCFDKTPSHRYFNIFSTALCE